Part of the Olsenella profusa DSM 13989 genome, GTTCAACGAGTCGAGCGGCGCCATCCGCTACGGCGTGCGCCTCATCACGAGCTGGGACGGCTGGGACCCCCACACCAGCCCCTACAGCCCCGACTGGTAGGCCATACCATGCATGCCGTCATCCACCGCAGGCACCTCCTGGTTACCGTGGCCCTCTCGTCCCTGCTTGCCCTTGCGGGCTGCAGGGCGTCCGAGGGCTACGGCCCGCGCTCCACGATGTCCGACGCGGACGCGTCGGCGGCTTGCCTGGACGAACTGTCCTCCCTCGTCGTAAACTCCGACGCCGACGGCCTCGTGGCGGCCTTCTCCGAGGAGGCACGCTCAGCCGATTCCGACTTGGCAGCTAAGGCGACTGAGGTGATGTCGCTCATGGGCGGGGGCACCTTGGGCGATGGGGACTTCTGGTCGAGCCAGGGTAATGTGCGCACGGGGAGCATCTACATTATCAGCACGGCTACCGTGACGGCGCCGGATGGCACAAGGTGGCAGATGCACGTTACCGACTGCACCTTGAACCGCGATGACCCCTCGAAGGTCGGTCTGAAGTCCATCGAGGTTATACCGAACTCGGACTGGGATGCGCCTAAGGGGTTCGGTTGGTACAACGAAAGCGATGACTTCCCCGCCGGCATCCGCCTCATCACGAGCTGGGAGGGCTGGGACCCCCACACCAGCCCGTACGATCCCAACTGGTAGGAAGCCCTGTTCGTCAGGGGCAACGGAGCGAAGCATGGTACAGTCTAGCCATACGGGAGGGCTGTTCCTGATGCGCGACGAGAGGAGAGCGTGATGTCATCTTCGACCATAGCATCAAGTGTGGACGCAGCCGGGGCAGCCGCTGAT contains:
- a CDS encoding DUF5104 domain-containing protein; amino-acid sequence: MHAVIHRRHLLVTVALSSLLALAGCRASEGYGPRSTMSDADASAACLDELSSLVVNSDADGLVAAFSEEARSADSDLAAKATEVMSLMGGGTLGDGDFWSSQGNVRTGSIYIISTATVTAPDGTRWQMHVTDCTLNRDDPSKVGLKSIEVIPNSDWDAPKGFGWYNESDDFPAGIRLITSWEGWDPHTSPYDPNW